A part of Periplaneta americana isolate PAMFEO1 chromosome 17, P.americana_PAMFEO1_priV1, whole genome shotgun sequence genomic DNA contains:
- the LOC138693309 gene encoding zinc finger protein OZF-like isoform X3 has protein sequence MIQLQRLRLSKLHCLIILLRRSVKLSFADIRDSTLASYSKVSAKEEHTTIHNAAKHSYSSARMLRTRAGEKLLKSDVCGDFNDLKSYTLTQGSEKPLKYNYSAKSFTRQGHVKCIHASDKAFKCNACGKCFAVRSALRRHNRIHTGEKPFECDVCGKCFSKTSDLKSHKRVHTGQKPFKCNVCGMSFSQFGSLIYHQRLHTGEKPFKCDVCEMSFSQSGSLISHQRQHTGEKPFKCEICSKCYADRSTLYRHIRIHTGEKPFKCEVCGHCYSQLSTLKRHIRTHTDEKPFKCKVCGKFFSQASSLKIHERQHTGERPFECDVCGKCFSHRASIRIHVLNHIV, from the coding sequence TTTTGCAGACATCCGTGATAGCACTCTAGCATCGTACTCCAAAGTATCTGCGAAGGAGGAGCATACCACTATTCACAATGCTGCCAAGCATTCTTATTCGTCTGCAAGAATGTTGCGGACTCGTGCAGGTGAGAAGCTATTGAAAAGCGATGTGTGTGGAGATTTTAATGACCTGAAAAGTTACACTTTGACGCAAGGAAGTGAAAAGCCTTTGAAATACAATTACAGTGCAAAGAGTTTCACACGGCAAGGACATGTAAAATGTATTCACGCCAGTGACAAGGCATTCAAGTGCAATgcttgtggaaagtgtttcgctGTTAGGAGTGCTTTAAGGCGCCATAATCGCATTCACACTGGTGAGAAACCATTTGAGTGCGAtgtatgtggaaagtgtttttccaaGACAAGTGATCTAAAATCGCACAAACGCGTGCACACTGGtcagaaaccattcaaatgcaatgtttgtggaATGAGTTTTTCTCAGTTTGGTTCACTAATATATCATCAACGTCTGCATACTGGCGAGAAACCGTTTAAATGCGATGTCTGTGAAATGAGCTTCTCTCAGTCAGGTTCGCTGATATCGCACCAACGCCAGCATActggcgagaaaccattcaaatgtgaaATTTGTAGTAAGTGTTACGCCGATCGGAGTACTTTATACAGACATATTCGCATTCATACGggcgaaaaaccattcaaatgcgaagtTTGTGGACATTGTTACTCCCAACTGAGTACCTTAAAGAGACATATTCGCACTCATACTGATGAAAAACCATTTAAATGCAAAGTTTGTGGAAAATTCTTTTCGCAGGCAAGTAGCTTAAAAATTCATGAACGCCAGCATACAGGTGAGAGGCCATtcgaatgtgatgtttgtggaaagtgcttCTCTCACAGGGCTAGTATAAGAATTCATGTACTGAACCATATTGTCTAG